A genome region from Equus caballus isolate H_3958 breed thoroughbred chromosome 19, TB-T2T, whole genome shotgun sequence includes the following:
- the LOC138918890 gene encoding ral guanine nucleotide dissociation stimulator-like: MFSCFLPPDRGSGSQKARRENLWRRCGRWLSSHAPHRWTFGRRSSQSVTQEMGQQLSHDALDSTTLQEGKVPHAAKRGQGRLRAENPSPAKSKASRLVWTVQAGRRQKRVEHLVPAFLEGDTAYVHSFLCTYRGFATTRQVLELLFQRYGCVLAYGDEDGGPLDQLKKAISFILGAWLRWYPEDFIQPPDVPSLELLLAYIGLNMPGSELEHRARVLLSRLEQPEHTDAKTEAAAPPKDAEDPEDPATSLPLGPSPAQSRTGILRATAGSRPSASTGSIPATTLSS, from the exons atgttctcctgctttctcccgcctgaccggggctctggttcccagaaagcccgcagggagaacctttggagacgttgtggacgctggctcagctcccacgccccccaccgctggacctttggcaggaggtcctctcag agcgtcactcaggagatgggccagcagctgagccacgacgccctcgactccaccaccctgcaggaagggaaggtgccccacgctgccaagcgaggccagggccggctcagg gctgaaaatccatccccagcgaagagcaaagcgtcccgcctggtgtggaccgtccaggctggaaggcggcagaagcgagtggagcacctggtgcccgccttcctggagggcgacaccgcctacgtccacagcttcctgtgcacgtatagaggttttgccaccacacgacaggtgctggagcttctgtttcaaag atacggttgtgtccttgcctatggcgatgaggacggcggacccctagaccaactcaaaaa ggccatctccttcattctgggcgcctggctccgatggtaccctgaggattttatccagcccccagatgttcccagcctggaactgctcttggcctacatcggtctcaatatgcccggctcggagctggagcaccgcgcccgcgttcttctttcccggctggagcagcctgagcacactgatgccaagactgagg ctgcagctccaccgaaagacgcggaagaccctgaagatccggcaacgtctctccctctcgggcccagcccagctcagagccgcacaggcatcttgcgagccacagccggctcaagaccttcagcaagcactggcagcatcccagccactaccctcagctcctga